From the Solanum pennellii chromosome 4, SPENNV200 genome, one window contains:
- the LOC107017486 gene encoding 60S ribosomal protein L27-like, translating to MVKFLKPNKAVIILQGKYATCKAVTVRASDEEKRDRPNDHCLVVGLSKYREKVIHRNAAKKQAKKSCMKAFIKLVNYNHIMPTCYTLDVDLKDVFNADDIQALDKKVTGAKEAKARLEERLKTGKNRWFFTR from the coding sequence ATGGTGAAATTTTTGAAGCCAAACAAAGCTGTTATCATTCTTCAAGGCAAATATGCGACCTGCAAAGCTGTGACTGTAAGGGCATCtgatgaagaaaaaagggaCAGGCCAAATGACCATTGTTTGGTTGTAGGTCTCTCAAAGTACCGGGAGAAGGTGATCCATAGGAATGCAGCAAAGAAGCAGGCGAAGAAATCTTGTATGAAGGCTTTCATCAAGCTTGTGAACTACAACCACATCATGCCTACTTGTTACACACTTGATGTGGATCTGAAGGACGTTTTCAATGCTGATGATATTCAGGCACTTGACAAAAAGGTGACTGGTGCGAAAGAGGCCAAGGCTAGGCTTGAAGAGAGGCTCAAGACCGGAAAAAATCGCTGGTTCTTCACTCGATAA